GCTTTGTCGTACGCCTGGGTTTCCACCTGGATTTCCACCACCGGGAGCGTTCGCCTGCCCGCGCCCAGCGCCACCACCGTCATCGGTACGGCGATCAGCAGCAGGCCCGCCGCCAGGACCGTGCCCATGGCTGGGAAGCCGGCCTCGGACGCCAGCAGGCTTCCCGTCAGAGGACCCGCTGCCGTGCCCAACGATGACGCCGAGCCGACCAGGACCGCCCAGCGGCCTCGGGGGTCCAGGGAGGCGGCCAGGCCTATGACGTACGACAGGACGATCGGGTAGAGGGTGTTCCACGCGATCTCGCCGGTCGCGAAGGTCGTGAGGTCGGTCGCCGAGGCGCTGAGGGTGATGCAGGCGGCGATGAGGACCGTGCCGCCGCCGATGGGGAGGGCACGGCCGAGGCGGGGGCCCAGCGCGCCCGCGCCGACGACGCCCAGCAGGCCCGCGCCGAGGGCGATCGCGAAGACCGCGCCGACCGTGGCCTCGGAGAGGTGCGCCTGGGTGAGTCCGATGCGGCCGCTGACGCCCCAGAGGGCGTTCTGGGCCAGGGACCAGCAGGGGAGGGTCGCGGCCAGGAGGAGACCGGCGCGGAGGTGGGGGAGCGGGGCGGTCGCCGTGTCCCGGTTGCGGGCGGGGGCCGTGGCGAGGGGGAGACGGCCCGTCAGGGGCCAGACCAGCAGGGCGGTGAGGGCGATCGCCGCCAGGGGCTGGCCGTGGCCCTGGCCCAGGTGCGGGACGGTCAGGTAGACGGCGCCCGCGAGGGCGGAGACGCTCAGGAGGCCGGCCGTGGTGGTGCGGTGCGGGTCGGGTTGGGCGGCGATGCCGGTGGCGGCCACCGCGGTCGCCGTACCGGATCCGAAGCCGCCGATCAGGGCGCCCGCGACGACGGCCGGGACGGCGTGGGCGAGGGCGGCTCCGCCGTAGCCGAGGACGGCCAGGGTGAGGCCGACGCGGGCGAGGGTGCGGGGGCCGAGACGGTCCACGCGGGCGGCGAGCAGGAAGCCCGCCGCCGCCGAACTCAGCAGCAGGGCACTGCCGACGGCGCCGGCCTCGGTGGCGGTGAGCGGGAGCCCCGAGTCGAGCCTGCCGACGGTGGTCGGGAGGAGGTAGGGGGCGAGGTACCCGGCCGTGAAGAGGGCAATGAGGGGCCAGGGCAGGGTGGAGCGACGGGCGAACACGGGCGTTCCCAGGGCATGCGAAAGCGGCTCGAAAAGAGGGGGGATGGCGCAGGCCGTCGACGGACAGGAACGCGCGAGGAATTTGTATCAAGCACGCGGTTGCGGAAACAGCCCGGGTGGCGTGATCTGGATCACGTTCCGTTTGGGGTGGGAGACGCCGGGTAGAAGAGGGCCTTTTCGGTGCGTCTAGCGCCAGTTCGGGGCGCCTCCCGCGCCCGGTGCCGTCGCCTCGATCTTGCCCCTGATCTCCCGCATCACCGTGACGATCTGCTGTTCGTGCTCCGGCGTCAGACGGGCGACCGGTACCGAGCAGCTGATGGCGTCCTGGGCGGGGGAGTCGTAGCGCAGGCAGAACCCGAAGCCGACGATGCCGGGGACGCCCTCCTCGCGGTCGATCGCGTAACCCCGCGCCCGGACCTCGGCGAGGTCGGCCAGCAGGGACTCGCGGGTGGTGTGGGAGTTCGGGGTGAGTGCCTCGTACGGCCCCTCGGGGAGCTGTTCGTCGGGCCACTCGGCCAGCAGCGCCTTGCCGAGCGCGCCCACGTGCGCGGGCAGCCGGCGGCCCACCCTGCTGATCGTCCGCAGGTACTCGTGCGACTCCCGCGTCGCCAGGTACGCCACGTCCCGGCCGTCGAGCCGGCCCATGTGGATGGTCTCGCCCAGCGCCTCGGACGCCTCGTCGAGATACGGCCGTACGGCCCGCACGCGCGGGTCGGAGTCCAGGTAGCTGGTGCCGGTGAGCAGGGCGTGGATGCCGATGCCGTAGAGCGAGCCGGTGAGGTCCGTGCGGACCCAGCCGCGCGAGATCAGGGTCTGGAGCAGTGCGTACATCGAACTGCGGGGCACGCCCAGCGCGTCCGCGAGCTCCTGGAGCCGGGCCGGGCGGTCGCCACGCGCGGCCAGCAGTTCGAGCAGCTCCACCGTGCGGGCCGCCGACTTCACCTCGCGGACGCCACCTGTCTCTGACATGGGCCGATCGTAATCGTCCCGCCAAACCTGATACCGGCCCATTGACGAGAACGGTTCGCCTATCTAATCTCCATCCTCATACGTGGATGACATCTACATGGGGAGATGAGCGAGGGTGACCCTCGACCCGGACACGGCCCGACGGCTGCGGGACGGCATGGCGCGCGGTGTGCTGTCGTTCCCGCTCACGAGCTTCCACGACGACGGCACCCTCGACCCGGACGGCTTCCGTGCCCATGTCGCGGCCCGGATCGCCACCGCCCCCGGCGCGGTCTTCCCCGCCTGCGGCACCGGCGAGTTCTTCTCGCTGGACGAGGACGAGTACCGCCAGGTCGTCACCATCACCGTCGAGGAGGCCGGTGGCCGGGTGCCCGTCGTCGCCGGCATCGGCTACGGCTGGGCGCAGGCAGTCCGTTTCGCCCGGATCGCGGAGGACGCGGGCGCGGACGCGCTGCTCGTGCTCCCGCACTACCTCGTCGCCGCCCCGCAGGACGGCCTGGTCGCCCAGCTGGAGCAGATCGCCGCCCGCACCCGGCTGCCCCTCATCGCCTACCAGCGCGGCCAGGTCGCCTTCGGCCTGGACGCGTTCCGCCGGATCGCCCGGATCCCCGGCGTCATCGGGCTCAAGGACGGGCACAGCGACCTCGACCGGCTCCAGCGGCTCACCCTCGCCGCCCCCGAGGACTTCCTGTTCTTCAACGGCGCCGCCACCGCCGAGATCCAGGCCCGCGCCTACGCCACCGTCGGCGTCCCCGCCTACTCCTCGGCCGTCCACGCCTTCGCCCCCGAGATCGCCGACGCCTTCTTCACGGCCCTGCGCGACGGCGACGACGGCACGGTCGACAAGCTGCTGCGCGACTTCTACGTCCCGCTCGTCGAGCTCAGGGACCGCGTGCCCGGGTACGCCGTGTCGCTGGTGAAGGCCGCGGCCCGGCTGCGGGGACACCCGGTGGGGCCGGTGCGCGCGCCGCTCACCGATCCGACGGCCGCCGATCTCGCGGATCTCCGGCAGCTGCTGACCACCGGCCTCGACCTCGTAGGAGCCGCGCTGTGACCCCCACTGCCACCTCCACTGGCACCCCCGCTGCGGACCTCACGATCACCGACGTCCGCCTCACGCCGATCCTCGTCGCCGACCCGCCGCTGCTGAACACGCAGGG
Above is a window of Streptomyces griseorubiginosus DNA encoding:
- a CDS encoding MFS transporter, which encodes MFARRSTLPWPLIALFTAGYLAPYLLPTTVGRLDSGLPLTATEAGAVGSALLLSSAAAGFLLAARVDRLGPRTLARVGLTLAVLGYGGAALAHAVPAVVAGALIGGFGSGTATAVAATGIAAQPDPHRTTTAGLLSVSALAGAVYLTVPHLGQGHGQPLAAIALTALLVWPLTGRLPLATAPARNRDTATAPLPHLRAGLLLAATLPCWSLAQNALWGVSGRIGLTQAHLSEATVGAVFAIALGAGLLGVVGAGALGPRLGRALPIGGGTVLIAACITLSASATDLTTFATGEIAWNTLYPIVLSYVIGLAASLDPRGRWAVLVGSASSLGTAAGPLTGSLLASEAGFPAMGTVLAAGLLLIAVPMTVVALGAGRRTLPVVEIQVETQAYDKATAA
- a CDS encoding IclR family transcriptional regulator; this translates as MSETGGVREVKSAARTVELLELLAARGDRPARLQELADALGVPRSSMYALLQTLISRGWVRTDLTGSLYGIGIHALLTGTSYLDSDPRVRAVRPYLDEASEALGETIHMGRLDGRDVAYLATRESHEYLRTISRVGRRLPAHVGALGKALLAEWPDEQLPEGPYEALTPNSHTTRESLLADLAEVRARGYAIDREEGVPGIVGFGFCLRYDSPAQDAISCSVPVARLTPEHEQQIVTVMREIRGKIEATAPGAGGAPNWR
- a CDS encoding 5-dehydro-4-deoxyglucarate dehydratase, with product MTLDPDTARRLRDGMARGVLSFPLTSFHDDGTLDPDGFRAHVAARIATAPGAVFPACGTGEFFSLDEDEYRQVVTITVEEAGGRVPVVAGIGYGWAQAVRFARIAEDAGADALLVLPHYLVAAPQDGLVAQLEQIAARTRLPLIAYQRGQVAFGLDAFRRIARIPGVIGLKDGHSDLDRLQRLTLAAPEDFLFFNGAATAEIQARAYATVGVPAYSSAVHAFAPEIADAFFTALRDGDDGTVDKLLRDFYVPLVELRDRVPGYAVSLVKAAARLRGHPVGPVRAPLTDPTAADLADLRQLLTTGLDLVGAAL